From a region of the Deltaproteobacteria bacterium genome:
- the ccsB gene encoding c-type cytochrome biogenesis protein CcsB, whose product MDFYIIIALAAYVTGAFGYIGFLVKNDAFFRRMGSTFFTAGLIIQTLVVLSVLAGSGALPVANLRQSLGFSAWALALVFVFFEWRYKLAVLGAAAAPITALTLLVSLFLPDTAAASPRLLKSAWTMLHVFPVFLGNASFVLAALVGGAYILTERAIKNKKRGFFFRRMPPLDTLDRMGYACVAVGFILLTTGLAAGFVYAKSVWGRWWSADPKEVWSLVTWFLYAALIHERLAVGWRGRRAAWMAIFGVAVMLFTFFGVNLLLSGHHRQFFG is encoded by the coding sequence ATGGACTTTTACATCATAATAGCCCTTGCGGCTTACGTGACCGGAGCCTTTGGCTACATCGGCTTTCTGGTTAAAAACGACGCCTTTTTCAGGCGCATGGGCTCGACGTTTTTCACTGCGGGCCTTATCATTCAGACCCTTGTGGTGCTGTCCGTTCTTGCCGGATCGGGCGCGCTGCCCGTGGCCAATCTTCGGCAGAGCCTGGGTTTTTCGGCCTGGGCTTTAGCCCTTGTTTTCGTCTTTTTCGAGTGGCGGTATAAGCTCGCGGTGCTTGGGGCCGCCGCCGCGCCCATAACGGCGTTAACCTTGCTGGTTTCGCTCTTTCTGCCGGACACCGCAGCCGCCAGCCCAAGGCTTTTGAAAAGCGCCTGGACCATGCTCCACGTTTTCCCCGTTTTTCTGGGCAACGCCTCCTTTGTGCTGGCGGCTCTTGTGGGAGGGGCCTACATTCTCACCGAGCGGGCCATCAAGAACAAGAAACGGGGATTTTTTTTCCGCAGAATGCCGCCCCTGGACACCCTGGACCGCATGGGTTACGCCTGCGTGGCCGTGGGCTTCATTTTGCTTACCACCGGGCTCGCCGCCGGTTTCGTTTACGCAAAAAGCGTGTGGGGCAGGTGGTGGAGCGCCGACCCCAAGGAGGTGTGGAGCCTGGTCACATGGTTTCTCTACGCAGCCCTCATTCACGAGCGCCTTGCCGTGGGCTGGCGGGGAAGGCGGGCCGCCTGGATGGCCATTTTCGGGGTCGCGGTGATGCTGTTCACCTTCTTCGGCGTCAATCTGCTTCTGTCCGGGCATCACCGGCAGTTTTTCGGGTAG
- a CDS encoding glutamyl-tRNA reductase: MELILRGLSHKTAPVDVRERLAFSDQETAAALAELNLDPAVSEAVLFSTCNRVEVLLAGEDAKALEEAALDVLCRVKNIPLSDFAPYLYRYQGDDAFRHVFRVAGSLDSMVVGEPQILGQVKKSFRAAVAAQSSGVVLNRLLHRAFSTAKRVRKETGIGGHAVSVSFAAVELAKRIFGELSGKKVLLIGAVEMAELAVEHLMHNRAEKLMVANRTLDRAAALAERFGGTAIGFSEIGEALKTADIVISSTGAPGYVLKKDDVKAVMRPRKNRPLFFIDIAVPRDIDPSINKLDNAYVYDVDDLAGVVEKNMAERMKEAARAEVIVEEAVISYRRWFDSLEVVPTIKALCDRMEAVRLAELQKSLPGLKNLGDEEREAIDRLTRAIMAKVVHGPIVFLKSEGHRQAKKRDYIGAARDMFQLDEDEKDENGQ; encoded by the coding sequence ATGGAACTCATCCTAAGAGGCTTAAGCCACAAAACAGCTCCGGTTGACGTGCGCGAGCGCCTGGCCTTTTCCGACCAGGAGACGGCTGCGGCCCTTGCCGAACTGAATCTCGATCCGGCGGTCTCGGAGGCCGTGCTCTTTTCCACCTGCAACCGGGTGGAGGTTCTGCTTGCGGGCGAGGACGCGAAAGCCCTGGAAGAGGCCGCCCTTGATGTCCTTTGCCGGGTGAAGAACATCCCTCTTTCCGATTTTGCCCCCTATCTCTACAGGTACCAGGGGGACGACGCCTTCCGCCACGTTTTCCGGGTGGCGGGAAGCCTCGATTCGATGGTGGTGGGCGAACCGCAGATTCTGGGGCAGGTGAAGAAGAGCTTCCGGGCGGCGGTTGCGGCCCAGTCATCAGGGGTGGTCCTGAACCGCCTTTTGCACAGGGCTTTTTCAACCGCCAAGCGCGTGAGGAAGGAAACCGGAATAGGCGGCCACGCGGTTTCGGTGAGCTTCGCCGCCGTGGAGCTTGCCAAGAGGATTTTCGGCGAGCTTTCGGGAAAAAAGGTGCTCCTGATAGGCGCGGTCGAGATGGCCGAGCTTGCGGTTGAGCATCTCATGCACAACCGGGCCGAAAAGCTCATGGTGGCCAACCGGACCCTGGATCGGGCGGCGGCCCTGGCCGAGCGCTTCGGAGGCACGGCCATCGGCTTTTCCGAAATAGGGGAGGCCCTTAAAACTGCGGACATCGTCATCAGCTCCACGGGCGCGCCCGGTTACGTATTGAAAAAGGACGACGTGAAGGCGGTGATGAGGCCGCGAAAAAACCGGCCCCTCTTTTTCATCGACATAGCGGTTCCGCGAGACATCGATCCTTCCATAAACAAGCTGGACAACGCCTACGTTTACGATGTGGACGACCTTGCGGGGGTCGTGGAAAAAAACATGGCCGAGCGCATGAAGGAGGCCGCCCGGGCCGAGGTCATCGTGGAGGAGGCGGTGATCTCCTATCGCAGGTGGTTCGATTCCCTGGAGGTGGTGCCCACCATAAAGGCCCTGTGCGACCGCATGGAGGCCGTGCGCCTTGCCGAACTTCAAAAGAGCCTTCCGGGCCTCAAAAACCTTGGGGATGAGGAACGGGAAGCCATTGACCGGCTCACCCGCGCCATAATGGCCAAGGTGGTGCACGGCCCCATCGTGTTTTTGAAATCCGAGGGCCACAGGCAGGCCAAGAAGCGGGACTACATCGGCGCGGCCCGGGATATGTTCCAACTAGATGAAGACGAAAAGGACGAAAATGGCCAGTGA
- a CDS encoding bifunctional precorrin-2 dehydrogenase/sirohydrochlorin ferrochelatase translates to MRYYPVNLDVFGRKCLVVGAGAVASRKIATLLECGAKVTVVSLGSCPAVDEMAGKSEIVLFRRAYEHDDLSGAFLVVCATDNEDTNRRVAADAEEAGVLHNIADRPELCSFVLPALVRRKDLVIAVSTAGKSPAFAKRMRKELEEKFGAEYGDFLDLMGAVRKVLLAEAHAPEEHKGLFERLIDENLMDAVRRKDRECANAVLEKVLGPGFDSCSLCPEIFIKQDDV, encoded by the coding sequence ATGCGCTATTACCCGGTAAATCTGGATGTTTTTGGCCGCAAGTGCCTCGTGGTTGGGGCCGGGGCGGTGGCTTCGCGCAAAATCGCCACCCTCCTGGAATGCGGGGCGAAGGTCACCGTGGTGAGCCTTGGCTCGTGTCCGGCGGTTGACGAAATGGCGGGGAAGAGCGAGATAGTTCTTTTTCGCAGGGCCTACGAACATGATGACCTTTCGGGGGCCTTCCTGGTGGTCTGCGCAACCGACAACGAGGACACCAACAGGCGGGTTGCCGCCGATGCGGAGGAAGCGGGCGTCCTCCACAACATCGCCGACAGGCCGGAGCTGTGCTCCTTCGTGCTTCCGGCCCTGGTGAGGCGCAAGGACCTCGTCATCGCAGTTTCAACCGCCGGAAAAAGCCCGGCCTTCGCCAAACGCATGAGAAAAGAGCTGGAGGAGAAGTTCGGAGCGGAATACGGGGATTTTCTCGATCTCATGGGCGCGGTCCGCAAGGTTCTTCTTGCCGAGGCCCACGCGCCTGAGGAGCACAAGGGGCTTTTCGAGAGGCTGATCGACGAAAACCTCATGGACGCAGTGCGCCGGAAGGACCGGGAATGCGCGAACGCGGTTCTCGAAAAGGTGCTTGGGCCGGGGTTTGACTCGTGTTCCCTCTGCCCCGAAATCTTTATCAAACAAGATGATGTGTGA
- a CDS encoding MBL fold metallo-hydrolase, translating into MKITILGSGTCVPRLERSASSVLVRAGEETLVFDTGPGTIRRLLEAGTEPGRVSAYFYTHLHPDHSADFVPMIFSAKYGREIRRPFSVAAGQGFSGFYEALKIAYGHWIELEPGVLAVRELSVDGPDSLDFSGVTVKSLPVLHTPASLAYRVEEAGGKSLVISGDTDYCENLVELTRGCDMFICEAALPDELKVEGHLTPSLTGRIASEAGVGHLVLTHIYPECDAVDIIAQCRRTWAGPLTVATDLMELSL; encoded by the coding sequence GTGAAAATCACCATCCTTGGCTCCGGCACATGCGTGCCGCGCCTTGAAAGATCGGCCTCGTCCGTCCTGGTGAGGGCAGGGGAGGAAACCCTTGTTTTCGACACCGGGCCCGGAACCATAAGGCGGCTTCTGGAGGCCGGAACCGAGCCGGGGCGCGTTTCGGCCTATTTTTACACGCATCTTCACCCGGACCACTCGGCGGATTTCGTCCCCATGATATTTTCCGCCAAGTACGGGCGGGAAATCCGAAGGCCCTTCAGCGTCGCCGCAGGCCAGGGCTTTTCCGGGTTTTACGAGGCCCTCAAAATCGCCTACGGACACTGGATAGAGCTTGAGCCCGGCGTCCTGGCCGTAAGGGAGCTTTCAGTGGACGGGCCGGACTCCCTCGATTTTTCCGGCGTCACCGTGAAATCCCTGCCGGTCCTCCACACGCCCGCAAGCCTCGCTTACCGCGTGGAGGAGGCGGGCGGCAAAAGCCTTGTGATTTCCGGCGATACGGACTATTGCGAAAACCTGGTCGAACTGACCAGGGGATGCGACATGTTCATCTGCGAGGCGGCGCTTCCCGATGAGTTGAAGGTTGAGGGGCATTTAACGCCGTCTTTGACCGGTCGCATCGCTTCGGAAGCGGGCGTGGGACATCTTGTTCTCACCCACATCTACCCGGAATGCGACGCCGTGGATATTATCGCCCAGTGCCGCAGGACCTGGGCCGGGCCGCTGACGGTGGCGACTGATCTTATGGAACTTTCCCTGTAA